One Armatimonadota bacterium DNA window includes the following coding sequences:
- the hisH gene encoding imidazole glycerol phosphate synthase subunit HisH: MIAIVDYGMGNLQSVAKALRYLGENCAITSDPEVVAKADRLVLPGVGAFGQASSRLQELGLDEAIRQSVLAGKPFLGICLGYQLLFDSSEESPSAQGLGFIQGQVRKLKPTADARIPHIGWNTVQSVDCNAIPGLIDNALFYFVHSFVPEPTEREAISAWSKHGETFVSGIMWRNMIGVQFHPEKSGKAGMELLKGWISSRSC, translated from the coding sequence ATGATCGCCATAGTCGACTACGGCATGGGAAACCTGCAAAGCGTCGCCAAGGCATTGCGCTACCTGGGCGAAAACTGTGCGATAACAAGCGATCCGGAAGTCGTTGCGAAGGCGGACAGGCTCGTTTTGCCGGGCGTTGGGGCTTTTGGTCAAGCGTCGTCTCGCCTGCAAGAACTGGGCCTGGACGAGGCGATCAGGCAAAGCGTCTTAGCGGGAAAGCCCTTTCTAGGCATCTGCCTTGGCTATCAACTGCTGTTCGATTCCAGCGAAGAATCACCGAGCGCGCAGGGCCTTGGGTTTATTCAAGGGCAGGTAAGAAAATTGAAGCCGACCGCAGACGCGCGCATTCCGCACATCGGCTGGAATACCGTTCAATCGGTCGATTGCAATGCGATACCCGGATTGATAGACAATGCTCTCTTCTACTTTGTGCACAGTTTTGTGCCCGAGCCGACGGAGCGCGAGGCAATTTCTGCCTGGAGCAAACACGGCGAGACCTTCGTATCGGGTATTATGTGGCGCAACATGATCGGAGTGCAGTTCCATCCAGAAAAGAGCGGCAAAGCCGGGATGGAACTTCTCAAGGGCTGGATATCGTCAAGAAGTTGTTAA
- a CDS encoding PEP-CTERM sorting domain-containing protein, with protein MKKLLTLAVAAMVASHSFALIVESEPNNDSTTADSIVRGAAPWSDVGVMGLNAGDVDWFTIHLNQGEILTVITTPMDDTSPFFDPDTMLGLFDAGLAELRFNDDAGGGFGSAVRWDARYTGKYYIAVTGFGDRDFNGSGHTEDGQYALTVSIVPEPASMVALGMGLAGMLRLRRRSK; from the coding sequence ATGAAGAAGCTTCTGACTTTGGCTGTAGCTGCGATGGTCGCTTCGCATTCGTTCGCGCTGATTGTCGAGAGCGAGCCTAACAACGACTCGACGACTGCCGATTCGATCGTGCGAGGCGCGGCCCCGTGGTCCGATGTTGGCGTAATGGGATTGAACGCTGGCGATGTCGACTGGTTCACTATTCACCTGAATCAGGGCGAGATCCTAACGGTTATCACCACGCCGATGGATGACACTTCCCCGTTCTTTGATCCTGACACGATGCTTGGTCTGTTTGACGCTGGTCTCGCCGAGCTCCGGTTCAACGACGATGCGGGCGGCGGATTTGGTTCGGCCGTTCGATGGGATGCTCGATACACGGGCAAGTACTACATCGCTGTAACCGGCTTTGGCGATCGCGACTTTAACGGTTCCGGCCACACCGAAGACGGCCAGTACGCTCTGACGGTCAGCATCGTTCCCGAGCCGGCCAGCATGGTCGCTCTGGGCATGGGCCTTGCCGGCATGCTTCGCCTGCGACGACGCAGCAAGTAA